CTGCATCTGCTCCTGGCGggccttctcttcttcggctGCCATCTCAGCGAGCCACTTCTCGCCGTTCGCGCGGATCTCGGACTCAATCATCTCGTAGTTCTTTTGGCCACGCTCGCGGATCTGATCCCAAAGCATCTTGCCTTGAGCCAGACCCTCAGAGGGCGACTGCTCGCCGTTCAGGGTGGAAGACTTCAAGCCAAGTGCAGCAGCAAAGTTGCCCAGACCACGCgagggcttcttcttctgctcctcGGCAAGTTCCTTCTCAAAGCGCTCACGCATCGCCTTCTCACGCTTGGCAAACTCAACGGGAATGGGAGTGCCATCAAACGACTTCAGCACGGTACGCACATCTTCGACGCCCATGCCAGCAAGGTATTCCAAGAAGGGGATAAGGGCGACCAGCGTCTTATCTTTCGGATCACCGGTCCACTTGTCCAAAACAATGGCATTCTCGGGCTGGTAGCGGGCGTGCTCCTCCTTGGTGTCGATGAGAATAACCTTGGAAAGGTCACGGTTAAGATATTGCAAATCCTAGAAGATAGTTAGCATTCCATGACTAGGAGTACAAATAAAAGAATTCGGCATACCTTGATGTACTCTCCGTCCTTGTATCGGGTCGCCTCACGGAACAGGGGCCAGCGGATGATGCGGTATGGATCGAGTTTGCGGAGGACTTGGTCGGCCATCATACTGGGTACACTGGTGAACAGGACGAGCTCGTAGTATTGGTTCAGGTAGCGGAGGAAGTAGTCGACACCAGGTCGCTTGGCAACCCGCCATCCGTGCTCACGGGTCCATTCGCTGTGAACAAGGAGATCCTCAAGACTAAGTACCAGGGTGTATGGCTGACGCATCTCTGCATCCTCATCCGGAAGCAGCTTGGGGAAAGCAGGATCCTTGTAGTAGCTGGTGAGATCACTGGTGCGGGCCTTGATACGGCTGTACCAAAGACCAGGACTCCATCCGGATGGGACCTCGGGGTGTTGTCgctcctcctcttcgtttTCCCAGTTGCGACCCAGGTAGCCCATGCCAGCAAAACCAGCAAGCAACATGGCTGCATATACTATGTTGGCCATACGGGCCTTTCGGCGGTCGATAGATGTCTCATATCCGCCCTTGGGAATGTCACCACCTCCTCTGCCGTCTGTGCCATACTCTTCTGACTGGGAAGGGTCTTCTGTGAGGTTCAATGGTCCCTTTTTCATACGCCCTTCCAATTCTGCGGCCAGCGTCGATGGGATACCTTGTGTCAGATCGGGGAGAGGAGCCTGTGGGGCTTGTTCTTGTTCGACCTAGAAAGATAACGTCAGTGATGATTTCTGTAAAACGAAAAGG
The nucleotide sequence above comes from Penicillium digitatum chromosome 1, complete sequence. Encoded proteins:
- a CDS encoding Mitochondrial import inner membrane translocase subunit tim50 gives rise to the protein MLSRVVLPLTRPNVFASAIRASTLSARSSPHVAYKLSPGLQLRAKSNKSKSNTPKAAPKDFAAEQTEFDTKAESTQPTESVEQEQAPQAPLPDLTQGIPSTLAAELEGRMKKGPLNLTEDPSQSEEYGTDGRGGGDIPKGGYETSIDRRKARMANIVYAAMLLAGFAGMGYLGRNWENEEEERQHPEVPSGWSPGLWYSRIKARTSDLTSYYKDPAFPKLLPDEDAEMRQPYTLVLSLEDLLVHSEWTREHGWRVAKRPGVDYFLRYLNQYYELVLFTSVPSMMADQVLRKLDPYRIIRWPLFREATRYKDGEYIKDLQYLNRDLSKVILIDTKEEHARYQPENAIVLDKWTGDPKDKTLVALIPFLEYLAGMGVEDVRTVLKSFDGTPIPVEFAKREKAMRERFEKELAEEQKKKPSRGLGNFAAALGLKSSTLNGEQSPSEGLAQGKMLWDQIRERGQKNYEMIESEIRANGEKWLAEMAAEEEKARQEQMQSMKGSFTGIFGAGSKDQ